From Hydractinia symbiolongicarpus strain clone_291-10 chromosome 11, HSymV2.1, whole genome shotgun sequence, the proteins below share one genomic window:
- the LOC130613438 gene encoding thiopurine S-methyltransferase-like, with the protein MEPPWVEVYWLAEKMQSREATNTMWEKRWKSNDLLWDMPQGSPYVTQYFQDMVQGTVKGKRVLVPWCGATVDMFWFYKQKVAVVGVEFSEAACNYFFQRLSLDYTVDTKDGYTIYTHNEMLKIYQCDFFYTDVDMLGGLFDYCVDIGGLVSTAAEERQRYVAQVTKLLVPQGRVLLECFEYDMSLRKQPPYSIPTETLKQYLSDVYEIKELRRNTEDELPQNCIAHVGYNTVHVVYQLIRKSVCKSKNAK; encoded by the exons ATGGAACCTCCATGGGTGGAAGTATATTG GCTGGCAGAGAAAATGCAGTCAAGAGAAGCGACAAACACAATGTGGGAAAAAAGATGGAAGAGCAACGATCTTCTTTGGGACATGCCCCAGGGGAGTCCATACGTAACACAATACTTTCAAGATATGGTTCAAGGAACTGTAAAAGGAAAACGTGTCTTGGTTCCTTGGTGCGGTGCAACAGTTGATATGTTTTGGTTTTATAAGCAAAAAGTAGCAGTTGTTGGAGTTGAATTTTCCGAAGCagcttgtaattattttttccaaCGTTTATCTTTGGATTACACAGTTGACACAAAAGATGGCTATACGATTTACACACACAACGAAATGCTCAAAATTTATCAGTGTGACTTCTTTTACACAGATGTTGATATGCTTGGAGGACTTTTCGATTATTGTGTGGATATTGGTGGTTTGGTATCAACAGCTGCTGAGGAGCGTCAACGTTATGTTGCACAAGTGACAAAGTTATTGGTGCCGCAAGGGCGAGTATTGTTGGAATGTTTTGAATATGATATGTCTCTCCGCAAGCAACCACCATATAGCATTCCAACTGAAACTTTAAAACAATACTTAAGTGATGTATATGAAATCAAGGAGCTTAGAAGAAACACAGAAGATGAATTGCCACAAAATTGTATAGCCCATGTTGGATACAATACTGTCCATGTTGTATATCAACTTATCAGAAAATCTGTGTGCAAATCAAAGaatgcaaaataa